A single window of Thalassoroseus pseudoceratinae DNA harbors:
- a CDS encoding ECF-type sigma factor — protein sequence MPNSTDISHPLYQIQTGKEGELFPRLYELACEELKDMARQLAAREQTNFTSGELVQETYRKLYSDNVLVKDDERRHFFGIAGRAIRQILVDQAESRQSSTTDGEHRREPFDLILETLESERNLDFLEFEEGLVSLEEQFPQLQRVVLMRFFAGLTTKQIAQVLSISESKVEGDWRLARAWLYRFLRNGSRMS from the coding sequence ATGCCAAATTCCACGGACATCTCGCATCCTTTGTACCAGATTCAAACTGGTAAAGAGGGCGAGTTGTTCCCGCGACTTTACGAATTGGCCTGCGAAGAACTGAAAGACATGGCCAGACAGTTGGCTGCTAGGGAGCAGACCAATTTTACGAGCGGCGAACTTGTTCAGGAGACGTATCGGAAGCTCTATTCAGACAACGTGCTGGTTAAGGATGATGAACGTCGCCATTTTTTCGGCATTGCCGGCAGAGCGATTCGTCAAATTCTCGTTGACCAAGCCGAATCGCGACAATCCAGCACGACGGATGGTGAGCACAGGCGAGAGCCTTTTGACCTCATACTAGAGACGCTTGAATCGGAGAGAAACCTTGACTTTCTCGAATTCGAGGAAGGCCTCGTGAGTCTCGAAGAGCAATTTCCACAACTCCAGCGGGTCGTTCTCATGCGGTTCTTTGCGGGATTGACGACAAAGCAGATTGCCCAAGTTCTCTCCATTTCTGAAAGCAAAGTCGAAGGGGATTGGCGATTGGCTCGGGCGTGGCTATATCGATTTCTACGGAATGGAAGCAGAATGTCTTAG